A genome region from Mycobacterium sp. 3519A includes the following:
- the aceE gene encoding pyruvate dehydrogenase (acetyl-transferring), homodimeric type, producing MTTEFVRQDLAQNSSTTAEPDRVRIIREGVASYLPDIDPEETGEWLESFDELLERSGPARARYLMLRLLERSREQRVAIPALTSTDYVNTIPTELEPWFPGDEDVERRYRAWIRWNAAIMVHRAQRPGVGVGGHISTYASSAALYEVGFNHFFRGKSHPGGGDQVFIQGHASPGVYARAFLEGRLTADQLDGFRQEHSHPGGGLPSYPHPRLMPDFWEFPTVSMGLGPMNAIFQARFNHYLHDRGIKDTSDQHVWAFLGDGEMDEPESRGLIQVAANEALDNLTFVINCNLQRLDGPVRGNGKIIQELESFFRGAGWNVIKVVWGREWDALLHADRDGALVNLMNTTPDGDYQTYKANDGAYVRDHFFGRDPRTKALVEKMSDSEIWNLKRGGHDYRKVYAAYRAAVEHKGQPTVILAKTIKGYSLGAHFQGRNATHQMKKLAIEDLKFFRDAIRIPVSDEEIEKNPYLPPYYHPGPEAPEIRYMLERRRALGGFLPERRTKSKALTLPGRDTYKALKKGSGTQEVATTMAMVRTFKELLRDKEVGPRIVPIIPDEARTFGMDSWFPNLKIYNRNGQLYTSVDAELMLAYKESEIGQILHEGINEAGSTASFTAAGTSYATHNEPMIPIYIFYSMFGFQRTGDGFWAAADQMARGFVLGATAGRTTLTGEGLQHADGHSLLLASTNPAVVAYDPAFAYEIAYIVESGLHRMYGENPENVYFYITIYNEPYVQPAEPEGLDIEALLRGIYRYRKAPEARTHVAQILASGVAMPEALRAADLLAEEWDVAADVWSVTSWNELNRDGVQIEKEKLRHPERPAGTPFVTTALADAAGPVVAVSDWMRAVPEQIRPWVPGTYITLGTDGFGFSDTRPAARRYFNTDAESVVVGVLEGLARDGNIDDSVAVEAARKYKIDDVMAAGVSYKDTGSA from the coding sequence TTGACCACCGAGTTCGTGCGCCAAGACCTGGCTCAAAACTCCAGCACCACAGCCGAACCCGACCGGGTTCGAATCATTCGCGAAGGGGTCGCGTCATACCTCCCGGATATCGATCCCGAGGAGACCGGCGAATGGCTGGAATCGTTCGACGAGTTGCTGGAGCGGTCGGGTCCCGCCAGGGCGCGTTACCTGATGTTGCGGTTACTGGAACGCTCCCGCGAACAGCGAGTTGCCATTCCGGCGCTGACGTCCACCGACTACGTGAACACCATCCCGACCGAACTCGAGCCGTGGTTCCCCGGCGACGAGGACGTCGAGCGACGGTACCGGGCATGGATCCGGTGGAACGCAGCCATCATGGTGCACCGCGCGCAGCGGCCGGGAGTCGGTGTGGGAGGCCACATTTCGACGTACGCGTCGTCGGCGGCGCTGTATGAGGTCGGCTTCAACCACTTCTTCCGCGGCAAGTCGCATCCCGGCGGCGGCGATCAGGTCTTCATTCAGGGCCACGCCTCGCCCGGCGTCTACGCCCGCGCGTTTCTCGAGGGCCGGCTAACAGCCGACCAACTGGATGGTTTCCGTCAGGAGCACAGCCATCCGGGTGGCGGACTGCCGTCGTACCCGCATCCGCGGCTGATGCCCGACTTCTGGGAGTTCCCCACGGTGTCGATGGGCCTGGGCCCGATGAACGCGATCTTCCAGGCCCGGTTCAACCACTATCTGCACGACCGCGGCATCAAGGACACCTCCGACCAACACGTGTGGGCGTTCCTCGGCGACGGCGAGATGGACGAACCGGAGAGCCGCGGCCTGATCCAGGTGGCCGCCAACGAGGCGCTGGACAACCTGACCTTCGTGATCAACTGCAACCTGCAGCGCCTGGACGGCCCGGTGCGCGGCAACGGCAAGATCATCCAGGAGCTGGAGTCGTTCTTCCGTGGCGCCGGCTGGAACGTCATCAAGGTGGTGTGGGGCCGCGAATGGGATGCGCTGCTGCACGCCGACCGCGACGGCGCGTTGGTCAACTTGATGAACACCACCCCCGACGGCGACTACCAGACGTACAAGGCCAACGACGGCGCCTACGTCCGCGACCACTTCTTCGGCCGCGACCCGCGCACCAAGGCGTTGGTCGAGAAGATGTCGGACAGCGAGATCTGGAACCTCAAGCGCGGCGGCCACGACTACCGCAAGGTGTATGCGGCCTACCGGGCGGCCGTCGAGCACAAAGGCCAGCCGACGGTGATTCTCGCCAAGACCATCAAGGGCTACTCGCTGGGCGCCCACTTCCAGGGCCGCAACGCCACCCACCAGATGAAAAAGCTTGCGATAGAAGACCTCAAGTTCTTCCGCGACGCCATCCGCATTCCGGTCAGCGACGAGGAAATCGAGAAGAACCCGTACCTGCCGCCGTACTACCACCCCGGCCCGGAGGCGCCCGAGATCCGCTACATGCTCGAACGTCGTCGGGCGTTGGGCGGGTTCCTGCCCGAGCGTCGCACCAAGTCCAAGGCGCTGACGCTGCCCGGCCGCGACACCTACAAGGCGTTGAAGAAAGGTTCGGGCACCCAGGAGGTCGCCACCACCATGGCGATGGTGCGGACCTTCAAAGAGTTGTTGCGGGACAAGGAGGTTGGGCCACGCATCGTGCCCATCATCCCCGACGAGGCACGCACGTTCGGGATGGACTCGTGGTTCCCGAACCTGAAGATCTACAACCGCAACGGCCAGCTCTACACCAGTGTGGACGCCGAATTGATGTTGGCGTACAAGGAAAGTGAAATCGGCCAGATCCTGCACGAGGGCATCAACGAGGCCGGCTCCACGGCGTCGTTCACCGCGGCGGGCACGTCGTACGCGACGCACAACGAGCCGATGATCCCGATCTACATCTTCTACTCGATGTTCGGATTCCAACGCACCGGCGACGGTTTCTGGGCCGCGGCCGACCAGATGGCGCGCGGCTTCGTGTTGGGCGCCACCGCGGGACGCACGACGCTGACCGGTGAAGGTCTGCAGCACGCCGACGGGCATTCGCTGCTGCTGGCGTCGACCAATCCGGCGGTGGTGGCCTACGACCCGGCGTTCGCCTACGAGATCGCCTACATCGTCGAGAGCGGCCTGCACCGGATGTACGGCGAGAACCCGGAGAACGTCTACTTCTACATCACCATCTACAACGAGCCCTACGTCCAGCCCGCCGAACCCGAAGGCCTCGACATCGAGGCGCTGCTGCGCGGCATCTACCGCTACCGCAAGGCACCCGAGGCGCGCACCCACGTCGCGCAGATCCTGGCGTCGGGCGTGGCGATGCCCGAGGCGCTGCGGGCTGCGGATCTGCTCGCCGAGGAGTGGGACGTCGCCGCCGACGTGTGGTCGGTGACCAGTTGGAATGAGCTCAACCGCGACGGTGTGCAGATAGAGAAGGAAAAGCTGCGCCATCCCGAGCGGCCCGCGGGCACCCCGTTCGTCACGACCGCGTTGGCCGACGCGGCGGGCCCGGTGGTGGCGGTGTCCGACTGGATGCGCGCGGTGCCCGAGCAGATCAGGCCGTGGGTGCCGGGCACTTACATCACCCTCGGCACCGACGGCTTCGGCTTCTCCGACACCCGCCCAGCGGCGCGCCGGTACTTCAACACCGACGCCGAATCGGTGGTCGTCGGGGTGCTCGAGGGCCTGGCCCGCGACGGCAACATCGACGATTCGGTGGCCGTCGAGGCGGCGCGCAAGTACAAGATCGACGACGTGATGGCAGCCGGCGTGTC